The Bacteroidia bacterium DNA window GTGGAGTACATAGAAAAACCTGTGTTAGGAATATGGCTCACGGGTCAGTTTATTCGTTCTAATTGGAATCAAAAAGGCATAAAACATGACTTTTTTAGTACCAAAAGCATTGCAAATAGTATTTTATATTATATCGGCTATCCTTATGAGTTTGAAGGTCAAATAACGCAGTATAAAGGACTTTCACAGGCGTTAGAAATGTTGTATTGCCATCAACGTTTCATAGTTCTCGGAAAAGTAGCTCACTCAACATTGCAGCACTTTGATATTAAACAAGAAGTCTATTACATTGAGATTGAGCTTGAACCATTGTACCAATTATGGCATGAGCGTAAAATACAGTATCAGGAAGTGTCTAAGTTTCCTTCTGTCAAAAGAGATATTGCGCTGCTTTTAGATAAAAAAGTTACCTATCATCAAGTCAAGGAAGTTATTCTTAACTTTGACAAAAAACTCATTCAATCCATTGAAATTTTTGATGTATATGAAGGCGAAAACATTCCCAAAGACAAAAAGAGCTATGCAATTAGTTTGATTTTGCAAGATAAAAATAAGACCTTACAAGACACATTTGTAGAAAAATGGATAGAAAGGTTAGAAAAAGAGCTTTTAGATACATTAGGAGCAGTGTTGAGAAAAGAATAAATTCAAGCCACTAACTTGGATTTGTAAAATTTGAGAAGTAATACTTCCGCAAGTAAGCATAATGCGGCTAAGACCACAAACCACTGCCATAAGTATCTACCTTGATGGACTTCTTTGAGAGTTTCAGCAAGATTCTTAACTGTACCTTTGAGTAAAAAAGTATTTTTCCATGAATAGAGTTTGAACATTTTTTCTAACTCATCCGCAGTAAAGTGCGTCAAATCTGATTCTTTATCAGGGTAGTTGAAACTGACATATCGTAAAAAGACATTACCTTGCATAAGTCGATAATTCCCCGGAACATTCAAGTTGTCTTGAATTTGGATTCGAATTCCATTATTTACAGGTTCTTGGGCAGGACTAATCTCAATATTTCCATTTTTTAACAGTAAAGGAGTTTTTCGATCTACTGTGGGAACAGTGAGAGTAATAGCTTGACCTATCAAATAAAAACCTTCATACTGAATGCTGCCTGCGACAGATAAAGCTGTGCGATATATCAAAGGAGCAAAAGTATTATGTAAAACAAAATCGCCCCAAGCTAAATTAGGTCCCACAGCAAAATAATAAATCTTCCCACCTTTGAGGTTATTTTCATTTACTTGTACTTCACTTAAAAAAGATCTACCATTGCGCAAACTAATAACGCAGTTGTGAATACTTTGTGCGGAAGGTAAAAAAGAAAGATGCTGCTTTATTTCAGGAGACTCAATTTTACCTTGTTTATCCTTTTCAAAGACATTTGTAAAAAGTGGATGTTGTATATCAAATTCTTGGAATTTTTGCGGTTGGTTGTCTATTTTAGCAAAAGAACCATTACCTAAAGCTTGGGCAAAAGCGTTGTATTCGTTTTGGTCAGCGTCTTTTGAAGGAAAAAATACAATTCCTTTACCTGATAGTACGTATTCCTTCAAATTTTGAATTAAACCTGTGGAAAAATGCTTAATACCTACTAAAAAAATACCATCGTATTGCTCTAAACTAATTGTTGAAGCTTCATTTTCTTCCCTAATCTCTAAAATGAAGCTTTTTTTACTTTGGACACTTTCAAATGCAGCTTTGAGATACTCTATGTTTTCATTGCTACCTTTGAGAACTAAAATTTTTTTGCCTTCAGGTACATAAAACGAAAAATACCGTTGATTATCAAAAGTTATAGGATAGTCGTTGAGTTGTAGGGTACCGTAGTGCCAACCTGTTTCTTTTATAGTAAAGTTAAAGTTCATTTCTTGTTGAGTATTAGGTCCGATAGAAAAGGTTTGAGTGCCCACTATTTTGCCATCTATTTGCAAGGTTATAGTTTGGTCGGTCAATGATGGGTTGCCATAGTTACGAACAAAGGTTTTGATGCTAATAGGTTTGTTTAGTTCAATAATTTGAGTAAGAATTTCAATGTTTTCAATAGTTAGGTTAGCAGGAGTAGTTTTGGCTATAGGAATGAAATAGGTTGGATATTGACCTGTGCCATTTTTTTGAGTAGAGTCGCCGAAAGTTGATTTTTGAAAGTCGCTCAATACGTATATGCGTTTGCGTGCAAATTTGGATTGAGATAGCAAAAGATTTGCTCGGGCTAT harbors:
- a CDS encoding BatA domain-containing protein produces the protein MFFLNSSALWGLLAITIPILIHLVNFRKPRRVLFSNVAFLQEVKQVQRRSTQIKQWLILLMRVLAITCLVLAFANPVWKKQPNTTISAQGLATDNTSTVIVLDNSMSMQAQDENGTWLNYAKNYILTILNHEIAGDEYCLLTLDNAKYTHVFVRSSKIREILPQIQYTSSIYSLQDIIARANLLLSQSKFARKRIYVLSDFQKSTFGDSTQKNGTGQYPTYFIPIAKTTPANLTIENIEILTQIIELNKPISIKTFVRNYGNPSLTDQTITLQIDGKIVGTQTFSIGPNTQQEMNFNFTIKETGWHYGTLQLNDYPITFDNQRYFSFYVPEGKKILVLKGSNENIEYLKAAFESVQSKKSFILEIREENEASTISLEQYDGIFLVGIKHFSTGLIQNLKEYVLSGKGIVFFPSKDADQNEYNAFAQALGNGSFAKIDNQPQKFQEFDIQHPLFTNVFEKDKQGKIESPEIKQHLSFLPSAQSIHNCVISLRNGRSFLSEVQVNENNLKGGKIYYFAVGPNLAWGDFVLHNTFAPLIYRTALSVAGSIQYEGFYLIGQAITLTVPTVDRKTPLLLKNGNIEISPAQEPVNNGIRIQIQDNLNVPGNYRLMQGNVFLRYVSFNYPDKESDLTHFTADELEKMFKLYSWKNTFLLKGTVKNLAETLKEVHQGRYLWQWFVVLAALCLLAEVLLLKFYKSKLVA